In Anabrus simplex isolate iqAnaSimp1 chromosome 4, ASM4041472v1, whole genome shotgun sequence, a single genomic region encodes these proteins:
- the LOC136872275 gene encoding uncharacterized protein, which produces MRVLRCVALACLLVSYVLLFSHGEEEKQEQIQQDVIFYDLHSNSSRGPLKQLLRRVPCSCQNRGCGCCTGMAVRSINFNRRACMNLTYEPYEFALVSSLFMDDDMVFTRNISGKNPPPFCIPSPIIYLPRMDLCVRFFNIFTPGSNLHLCMDIEARIDRAPVVVVHFDCLRMGFDGLALIKPEENGGLPPVTEPEESSGIPPVTEPGGEIQEDEGVSTTTGPNDEVYDPVAPGKEDSIKENVTLIS; this is translated from the exons ATGCGTGTGTTGAGGTGTGTGGCTCTGGCATGCTTACTTGTATCATATGTTTTGCTATTCTCACATGGCGAAGAGGAAAAACAGGAACAGATACAGCAAG ACGTGATATTCTACGATCTTCATTCCAACTCGAGCCGTGGTCCTTTGAAGCAGCTTCTCCGCCGCGTGCCCTGCTCATGTCAGAACCGGGGATGCGGCTGTTGCACCGGCATGGCCGTGAGATCCATAAACTTCAATCGCAGAG CTTGCATGAACCTCACCTATGAGCCGTACGAATTCGCTCTCGTAAGCAGCTTATTCATGGATGACGATATGGTGTTCACAAGGAATATTTCAG GGAAGAATCCACCTCCTTTCTGCATCCCATCACCGATAATCTACTTGCCAAGAATGGACTTGTGCGTGCGGTTCTTTAACATCTTCACTCCCGGTTCCAATCTGCACCTTTGTATGGACATCGAGGCGCGCATTGACCGAGCCCCTGTCGTGGTGGTACATTTCGACTGTCTGCGGATGGGGTTTGATGGACTAGCGTTGATAAAGCCAGAAGAAAACGGCGGACTACCGCCTGTAACAGAGCCAGAAGAAAGCAGCGGAATACCACCTGTAACAGAACCAGGAGGAGAAATACAAGAAGATGAAGGGGTCAGTACCACCACTGGCCCCAATGACGAGGTGTATGATCCAGTGGCACCAGGAAAAGAAGATAGTATCAAGGAAAATGTCACACTTATAAGCTAG